Proteins encoded by one window of Sciurus carolinensis chromosome 12, mSciCar1.2, whole genome shotgun sequence:
- the LOC124961154 gene encoding LOW QUALITY PROTEIN: melanoma inhibitory activity protein 2-like (The sequence of the model RefSeq protein was modified relative to this genomic sequence to represent the inferred CDS: inserted 1 base in 1 codon) — protein sequence MEGPKAAPQSYWDLGLEKIFRVVPALPEDGRPGPNPDTFRPELVICAAIGFFTVFLFLWRSVQSVRSRLYVRREXKLALELSELIEKKCNLLDKVSLLQKEHEGLQSSFKDANPEKASKEVQYLEIILEMLNRSKSKLEDETLSLETKLKEEKSKRSEQDELMGDISKRIKSLEDESTSIITQVAEAKTTLRLVQMNEEDLKEAIKETLNENYQLQESQKHLLREAEVWKEKVSDLRKQKITLENSKIQAEQVLSDKESHIKSLTERLLKIKDQSPVPGEDLTGDGNLEMERKSELEIGAHLGNQPKEALKELLYAAELNASLDTLEGERRQMYTLLSEVDKTKEDLRERIKNLQNEQESLQSENTQFENKNQKLQEKFKLKMEEHQENTLKLHRKLIVEKKCRLEEEERFSEVERKINHAAKELETYRNRAKDLDEELDTIVHYYERRSIFYEKKAQDNALAAWRAEKNLNYFKTVNANKRQKLTDMELQFKLLEDPYAPNVFNTAFARGQSPYGPSPLSGPSSEMRAFPFKKKGPPRLSPLYPGKGGRGSGGPEDPLDHHINNERGEASSGIVSDPHRAPAGTGPLSSPWELEHKMMIPPQGRPHSDPTWIQRQHGYYYYGRRQHGYYYYGRPSEPGEPPPVQFKNVCSLRRFPHPPPRAGFFPPTPTF from the exons ATGGAGGGGCCAAAGGCCGCCCCTCAGTCTTACTGGGACCTGGgtctggaaaaaatattcaggGTTGTGCCAGCATTGCCTGAAGATGGAAGACCAGGCCCTAATCCTGATACCTTTCGTCCAGAGCTGGTAATATGTGCAGCTATtggattttttactgttttcttgtttttgtggaGAAGTGTTCAGTCTGTTAGAAGCAGGCTTTATGTGAGGAGAG AAAAGCTTGCTCTAGAACTTTCTgaactaattgaaaaaaaatgtaacctACTTGATAAAGTTAGCCTTCTTCAAAAAGAGCATGAAGGCTTACAGTCGTCTTTCAAGGATGCCAATCCTGAGAAGGCATCAAAAGAAGTGCAGTATTTGGAGATAATACTTGAAATGCTGAATAGGTCCAAATCTAAACTAGAGGATGAAACACTCTCTCTAGaaacaaagctaaaagaagagaaatctaaACGTTCTGAACAGGATGAATTGATGGGAGATATATCAAAAAGGATAAAGTCCCTAGAAGACGAATCAACATCCATCATAACACAAGTAGCTGAAGCTAAAACAACCTTAAGACTAGTTCAAATGAACGAAGAAGACCTTAAGGAAGCAATAAAAGAGACTTTGAACGAAAATTACCAACTGCAGGAAAGTCAGAAACACCTTTTACGAGAAGCTGAAGTGTGGAAGGAAAAAGTGAGTGaccttagaaaacagaaaataacactCGAAAATTCTAAAATACAGGCAGAACAAGTTCTAAGTGATAAAGAAAGTCACATTAAGTCTCTGACCGAACGCTTGCTGAAGATCAAAGATCAGTCTCCTGTGCCTGGAGAAGACCTAACAGGTGATGGTAACTTGGAGATGGAGAGGAAGAGTGAATTAGAAATTGGTGCTCACTTAGGTAATCAACCAAAAGAAGCCTTGAAGGAGCTGCTTTATGCAGCTGAGTTAAATGCCTCCTTAGACACCTTAGAAGGAGAAAGACGTCAAATGTACACTTTATTATCGGAAGTagataaaacaaaagaagatcTGAGAGAACGTATAAAAAATCTGCAGAACGAACAAGAATCTTTGCAGTCAGAAAACACACAATTTGAAAACAAGAATCAGAAACTTcaggagaaatttaaattaaagatgGAAGAACACCAAGAAAATACATTGAAACTCCACAGGAAATTAATAGTAGAGAAAAAGTGCCgtttggaggaagaggagaggtttTCCGAAGTCGAGAGAAAGATCAACCATGCAGCTAAAGAGCTGGAGACCTACAGAAATCGAGCCAAAGATCTTGATGAAGAGTTGGATACCATCGTGCATTATTATGAGAGGCGGAGTATATTCTATGAGAAAAAAGCACAGGACAATGCGTTAGCAGCTTGGAGAGCTGAAAAAAACCTCAACTATTTCAAGACAGTAAACGCTAACAAGAGACAAAAGTTAACTGACATGGAGTTGCAATTTAAACTTTTAGAAGATCCATATGCACCTAATGTCTTCAATACAGCATTTGCCAGAGGGCAGTCCCCATATGGTCCCTCACCACTGAGTGGACCTTCATCTGAAATGAGAGCTTTTCCCTTCAAAAAGAAGGGTCCACCCAGATTGTCACCTTTATAtccagggaaaggaggaagaggctcAGGAGGCCCAGAGGATCCTCTGGACCATCACATTAACAATGAAAGAGGAGAAGCAAGCTCTGGTATAGTAAGTGATCCACACAGAGCACCTGCTGGCACTGGGCCCCTGTCATCGCCATGGGAACTGGAACATAAGATGATGATCCCTCCACAAGGCCGACCACATTCTGATCCAACATGGATACAACGGCAACATGGATATTATTATTATGGAAGACGGCAACATGGATATTATTATTATGGAAGACCATCGGAACCAGGAGAACCACCTCCAGTCCAATTCAAAAATGTCTGTTCACTGAGGCGTTTTCCTCATCCTCCGCCAAGAGCTGGATTTTTCCCCCCTACCCCCACATTCTGA